The Macaca thibetana thibetana isolate TM-01 chromosome 5, ASM2454274v1, whole genome shotgun sequence genomic sequence aatttgtagTCTGATATATTTAACTTCTCAGATCCATTGATATAGTCTTACACAGCTAACatgtaaaaattgatttttaaataaaatatcttttatttatccCTGTTAGATTTTCTTAcaacttgttttaaattttgagacaatCTTATAGAAAAATTGCAAGTACAGCACAAATAGCATTTTTCCTGAATTGAGAGTTAAGAGCCAACATGATGTCCTATCACCTTCAATACTTTAGTATTTCCTACAAACAAGAGTATTCTCCTATGTTAGCCACAAAACcatcaaaatcagaaaacattGTTATTCCACTTTAATCCCAAGACCCCATTTAAGTTTTGCCAGTTCTCTAAATATGTTCtttattgaaactattccaattcaAAACCACATATTGCATTTAATTGTCAGGTCTCTTTAGTCTCATTCTTTTAATtccttacagtttttattttaggttctagGGGTtcacgtgcagttttgttacatgggtaaattgcatgtcacggAGGTTTGGTGTacggattatttcatcacccaggtagtgagcatagtacccaatgggTAGTTTTCCAATCCTCACCTGTCTCCTACCCTCCATCGTCAAGTGAGTCCTGGTGTcttttgttcccttttttgtgtTCATGTGCAATCAAAGTTTAGtactcacttacaagtgagaacatgtggtatttagctttatgttcctgtgttaattcacttaggataatggcctccagctacatccatgttactgcaaaggacatgatttttttctttgttatggctgcatagtattctgtcgGTTataagtaccatattttctttatccaatctccTATTTATGgggatttaggttgatttcaagtcttgcTATTTTGAGTAGTGCTGTGAGGGCTTATTTTctgagttgtttttctttcttttctttttttctgttaaatgaaACACTCCTACCTGCTCCACAGAGTTGTGGAGGCCAGAGAAGAGCATATcagtaaaaaaaattcatattacaTTGACTTTCATTAAAGTGTAAGATTATCATTCTTATCTCCAACTAAAGTGCTAACATACCGttgatttttcattattttatttaaaaaaagaataatgggcAGCCCTTTCAAATGCTAAATCATTCCTAAGCTATTTACCTAAtgctgatctttttttaaaaagacaatgaagCTAACTTGGCAGGACTATTCTTTTTTGGCTTgtctcatttgttatttttgaagtGCTCACAAAtcatgtacttaaaaaaaaatcattctcaaATTTTTCTGGGATCAACATAAGTCTCACTATCCAGTTTACAAatccttcctttctttaattGGAAAGTTAGAACAGATTTGCTTCTCAAGACTCCTGGCATCTTTCCTCTGCTCcttgatttttcaaaaagtacTGATATTAACTCTTAACAAGAACAGAGAGAACATCGGACTTTGCCACTGCTGATCAAGAATCAGTTTCACAACTGGGTGGGGCAGGTTGAGGGTGTTGGGGAGAAAACCACAACTTCTCTACATCTctattttcccatctataaaatgaactTAAGTAATCTGACTTCTCACTGTTGTAATGAAACTGAAATGCAATAATGCATATGAATAAAcatctataaattaaaaaagcATTATGCAAATGTTAGTGACACCCAATTCAGCACTCTGGGATAATTGTTAAAGCTATCACTGATGAAATGTACCCTCCTTACTAGACTCTGCTCCCTTCCAATGCTTGCAGCAACCCAATAtgtattattatccctgttttacagatgaggaaactgaggatcagagggATTAAGTACTTCCCAAAACCACAAAGATAATAAGCAATGGAgcaaattcaaacccaggtctgtttgATTCCAAAACCTACACCCTTAACTCACACCCCAAATAACGTGAAACTTCCTCCTATTCCACCATAGAGGCTGGAACTCATTGAAACAGGAGCTGCCCTGAAAACCTCTTCCCTGTTATAAGCTGCTGTCAAACTTTTATGTTGCTGGTTCcacattttccaatttaaaaaccattctactttctacagAAGACAGAAAACTCATAGTTGATTAATAGCTCTGAACTCCTATTTATCTGCGAAGGCTACACCATTTTCTGAAAGCAGCAAACCTCTTCTtgccttctcttttattttctgcaaacgtttcctgtattttatgtttttcataagCTCTTTTCCTGTTGCCTTTGTGAATAGGTGAGACAATGACCAATTTAATTAGAAATGCTTAATTGGTTTACCATTTGATGAATTGAATAGCCATCCCAGTCAAATCCATTTTCTGcataacataattattttgttaataactCATCCCCATAAATGATTCCCAAAAATTTTACCCATATAGatgtcttcctttttaattttctccaagTTTCCATTAATGGGTATTTACTAATTTATCATGTACTTGTGTGAAAAATTagtcttttctaattttagaaaacatcCACTTGTGTCTAAAATTAGTTTTTTCACAAGTGAATGTTTTGGATCCTGGACTGGACTAAAAATTTTCaagaacaggccaggtgcagtggcagtactttgggaggccggggcaggtggatcacctgaggtcagaagtttgaaaccagcctggccaacatagtgaaacagtatctctactaaaactacaaaaattagccaggtgtggtggtgtacacctgtaatcccagctactcgagtagctgaggcaggagaatcgtttgaacccgggaagcggaggttgcagtgagccaagaccatgccactgcactccagcctgggtgatagagcgagactctgtctgggaaaaaaaaaaaaaaaaaaaatcaagaacagtAACAATGCCTTCTAAACTTGGTACTTATGATGTTTATGAAATGACTATTTCTTTGGGagtttcttacattttaaattaccATGACCATGACTATTGCAAAACTGACAGCTAAATGATCAGCAGAGTAAATAGGGTCCACGTGAATGCTGCTTTGCAGTAGTGATCAGATATCACTCCGGCACCCACAGAAACATCAGTGTGTGTTGCAATTAACACTTCAAAAAGCTCATAGTTTCATCATGctattattaaaacattaaaaataaatcgAACTATTCATCCAAGGCATGTATAACATGTTGGCCTTTCAGGTGAAATACCTGTGAAAAAGGTCGCTttttacctcaatttttttttttaatttgattccAAGAATATCTACATATTTACCCTGACAATTTTCTAcaaccttaattttattttcatttttatatattctattttaaaagtgttcTTGTACTTATAACTATAGAATCAATCAGTTTCAAAATGTCAGAAACGAACTGGTATGTCTTGGCCCAAGTGAAAATTCATACACTTGTGTAATAATAACCCCTTCTTGGAAAACCCCCTTTGCAAAATAccactggaaagagaaaaatgcaagaaattaacattcacttaatttttaacatattagAAAGTGTTACGCTTTCTTAGACTATAagtgattataattttttaaaaagagacactgTGGGAAACATACATAAGGACTTattacctgttattttttgaaaaatataatttgtagcACTAGCtaaaacatttattctaaaatgatttttaaacaataatgtattgtgtaGTCAAAAACCtctttctcatttcacagatcTAACAAATTAGCTATTAAGAATGAACTATTGTTTGACAATCAAACAGGAGATTTTTCTAcaatttttccatgtatttttagtaattcATAGTTAGCttgaaataaatgatttcagGAAACTAGGAGCTAATGATTTAGAAGGCTCCTAGgttaaaagcaataataataataatactctgATTCTATATATCTTTTCTCCTATCTTGTCAGTTTTCAGTCATataattaagagattaaagtttATTCAAATTAATTCCATTATAAGAACTTTAAAAGACTTtgaggctgggcaccgtggctttgcgcctgtaatcccagcactttgggaggccaaggcaggtagatcacctgaggtcaggagtttgagaccagactggccaacatggtaaaaccccgtctctactaaacacacaaaaaagttacctgggtgtggcggtgcatgcctgtaatcccagctactggggagactgaggcaggagaattgcttgaacctgggaggtgaaggttgcagtgagccgagatcacgccactgcactccaccctaggtgaaaaccaagattccgtctcaaaaagacTGAGATAAGTGGCAAAAACTTAGTTTCAAAAGTACTGGTTTAGATTgaaatgtatttcaaatgttaaatagGAAGTTAATTAGAGTACGAGTTGTGACTAAAGAGTAGAAACGCTGAATTGGTCATTTATCATTGGGGTCAATTATAATTTCACAATGATCCCCATAGAAACATTATTTAATTTAGGGATCACTGTTTTATGTACAATATCTCTTTTATCCTGCCCtgataaaatttttctcttttcttaaggTATCAGATACACACCGGACTTCAACATTCTATCATAAGACCTACTCAACCCAACTGTTTACCTCTGGACAATGCCACCCTACCTCAGAAACTGAAGGAGGTTGGATATTCAACGCATATGGTCGGAAAATGGCACTTGGGTTTTTACAGAAAAGAATGCATGCCCACCAAAAGAGGATTTGATACCTTTTTTGGTTCCCTTTTGGGAAGTGGGGATTACTATACACACTACAAATGTGACAGTCCTGGGATGTGTGGCTATGACTTGTATGAAAACGACAATGCTGCCTGGGACTATGACAATGGCATATACTCCACACAGATGTACACTCAGAGAGTACAGCAAATCTTAGCTTCCCATAACCCCACAAagcctatatttttatatattgcctATCAAGCTGTTCATTCACCACTGCAAGCTCCTGGCAGGTATTTTGAACACTACCGATCCATTATCAACATAAACAGGAGGAGATATGCTGCCATGCTTTCCTGCTTAGATGAAGCAATCAACAACGTGACATTGGCTCTAAAGACTTATGGTTTCTATAACAACAGCATCATCATTTACTCTTCAGATAATGGTGGCCAGCCTACAGCAGGAGGGAGTAACTGGCCTCTCAGAGGTAGCAAAGGAACATATTGGGAAGGAGGGATCCGGGCTGTAGGCTTTGTGCATAGCCCACTTCTGAAAAACAAGGGAACAGTGTGTAAGGAACTTGTGCACATCACTGACTGGTACCCTACTCTGATTTCACTGGCTGAAGGACAGATTGATGAGGATATTCAACTAGATGGCTATGATATCTGGGAGACCATAAGTGAGGGTCTTCGCTCACCCCGAGTAGATATTTTGCATAACATTGACCCCATATACACCAAGGCAAAAAATGGCTCCTGGGCAGCAGGCTATGGGATCTGGAACACTGCAATCCAGTCAGCCATCAGAGTGCAGCACTGGAAATTGCTCACAGGAAATCCTGGCTACAGCGACTGGGTGCCCCCTCAGTCTTTCAGCAACCTGGGACCGAACCGGTGGCACAATGAACGGATTACCTTGTCAACTGGCAAAAGTGTATGGCTTTTCAACATCACAGCCGACCCATATGAGAGGGTGGACCTATCTAACAGGTATCCAGGAATCGTGAAGAAGCTCCTACGGAGGCTCTCACAGTTCAACAAAACTGCAGTGCCGGTCAGGTATCCCCCCAAAGACCCCAGAAGTAACCCTCGGCTCAATGGAGGGGTCTGGGGGCCATGGTATAAAGAGGAAACCaagaaaaagaagccaaacaAAAATCGGgctgagaaaaagcaaaagaaaagcaaaataaagaagaagaaacaacagaaaacagtctCAGGTTCAACTTGCCATTCAGGTGTTACTTGTGGATAAGCGCAAATATTTCCTGTTTGGTTAAACTTTAATCAGTTCTTATCTTTCATCTGTTTCCTAGGTAAACCAGCAAATTTGGCTCGATAATATCGCTGCCCTAAGCGTCAGGCTTGTTTTCATGCTGTGCCACTCCAGAGACTTCTGTCACCTGGCCGCCACACCGAAAACTGTTCTGCTCAGTGCCAAAGGTGCTACTCTTGCAAACCACGCTTAGAGTGGAGATGTTTGTTTCTCTTGCTCCTTTAGAAAACGTGGTGAGTCCTGAGTTCGACTGCTGTGCTTCAGTCAACTGAccaaacactgctttaaattatAGGAGGAGTACAATAACCTACCATCCACAAGCATGCTAATTTGATGGAAGTTACAGGGTAGCATGATTAAAACTACCTTTGATAAATTATAGTCAAAGATGTGTCACCTCAAAGGCcttgaataatatattttctttgtgaatttttGTATCTCTGTCGTATGACACTTGGGTTTCTAAATTAattctatttcatatatatatatatgtttcttttcctgtgaaaaGCTGTTTTTCTCACATGTGAACAGCTTGCACCTCATTTTATCATGCATGAGGGAATGGCAAATAAGAATGTTTGAGCACACTGCCCACAATGAATGTAACTATTTTCTAAACACTTTAATAGAAGAACATTTCAGTATAAAaaaacctaatttatttttacagaaaaatactattttgttGTCATAAAAAGTTATGCAAAtgactttaattattttatttttatttcctgcatACCATtagaagaattttatttcatttcttcaaatTACCAAGCACTGTAATACTATGAATTACTGTAATACTGTGCGAATTCATAGACTATAAAAACGTCATTCAGAAAACATTATAATCATCATTGTTCAACCATGATTTTGAATGTAATAAGATGAATATATTCCTTACAAATTACTTGGAAATTCAATGTTTGTGCAGAGTTGAGACAACTTTATTGTTTCTATCATAAACTATTTATGTAtcttaattattaaaatgatttattttatggcACTAGAAAATTTACTGTGGCTTTTCTAATCTAACTTCTAGATAAAATTGTATCACTCATCctaaaaaataaagatctttACTAATAGGCAGTTGAAGGAATGGTTTGCTAACAACCACAGTAATATGATTTTACAGATAGATGCTTCCACTTGGCTATGACATGGAGAAAGATGTTcccatattaataatattattaattattataaaatataaaaacctaacatttatattaggttggtgcaaaagtagttgcagtttttgccattaagaGTAATAACCTTACTCTTATACAAAGTGGACACTGTGGGGAGATACAGAGAAATGGAATATATGGATCCTGCCTGGAGTAAGTTATCTTGTTTGGAAACCACACATGCAAACGTCATGAGGATAATTAAAGGAGTATTATCAGTAACGAAGTTTATCATGGGTCACCAATGAGCATAGATTGGTGTGGTTCCTGTAGACCCTGGTGTGTTCTTTGAAGTGCCCTCTCCTAATACAGAGGCCTCGAAGCCTCGCGGTATACACTTGAAAAGTCACAGATAGCTAGAATTGTGATCTTTGAAGTTATAACTGTGATAAGAAAATGTGTGTGGTGGTATGACAGCATACCATTAAACACATTTATATCACAGCTCAAAGGACtgatataatacatttatatcaCAGCTCAcaatttctgaaaatgtattaaagaatCTGTAATCTAGCACTGAAATTACTAAATTGGATAAGATGATTtaaaggattttaattttaatgttttatttctagaatatatGGCTCCAGTTTATTTTATAGTATAAAGTTGTATTTCCTA encodes the following:
- the ARSJ gene encoding arylsulfatase J isoform X2; amino-acid sequence: MAPRGCAGHPPPPSPQAWVCPGKMLAMGALAGFWILCLLTYGYLSWGQGLEEEEEGALLAQAGDRLEPSTTSTSQPHLIFILADDQGFRDVGYHGSEIKTPTLDKLAAEGVKLENYYVQPICTPSRSQFITGKYQIHTGLQHSIIRPTQPNCLPLDNATLPQKLKEVGYSTHMVGKWHLGFYRKECMPTKRGFDTFFGSLLGSGDYYTHYKCDSPGMCGYDLYENDNAAWDYDNGIYSTQMYTQRVQQILASHNPTKPIFLYIAYQAVHSPLQAPGRYFEHYRSIININRRRYAAMLSCLDEAINNVTLALKTYGFYNNSIIIYSSDNGGQPTAGGSNWPLRGSKGTYWEGGIRAVGFVHSPLLKNKGTVCKELVHITDWYPTLISLAEGQIDEDIQLDGYDIWETISEGLRSPRVDILHNIDPIYTKAKNGSWAAGYGIWNTAIQSAIRVQHWKLLTGNPGYSDWVPPQSFSNLGPNRWHNERITLSTGKSVWLFNITADPYERVDLSNRYPGIVKKLLRRLSQFNKTAVPVRYPPKDPRSNPRLNGGVWGPWYKEETKKKKPNKNRAEKKQKKSKIKKKKQQKTVSGKPANLAR
- the ARSJ gene encoding arylsulfatase J isoform X1, yielding MAPRGCAGHPPPPSPQAWVCPGKMLAMGALAGFWILCLLTYGYLSWGQGLEEEEEGALLAQAGDRLEPSTTSTSQPHLIFILADDQGFRDVGYHGSEIKTPTLDKLAAEGVKLENYYVQPICTPSRSQFITGKYQIHTGLQHSIIRPTQPNCLPLDNATLPQKLKEVGYSTHMVGKWHLGFYRKECMPTKRGFDTFFGSLLGSGDYYTHYKCDSPGMCGYDLYENDNAAWDYDNGIYSTQMYTQRVQQILASHNPTKPIFLYIAYQAVHSPLQAPGRYFEHYRSIININRRRYAAMLSCLDEAINNVTLALKTYGFYNNSIIIYSSDNGGQPTAGGSNWPLRGSKGTYWEGGIRAVGFVHSPLLKNKGTVCKELVHITDWYPTLISLAEGQIDEDIQLDGYDIWETISEGLRSPRVDILHNIDPIYTKAKNGSWAAGYGIWNTAIQSAIRVQHWKLLTGNPGYSDWVPPQSFSNLGPNRWHNERITLSTGKSVWLFNITADPYERVDLSNRYPGIVKKLLRRLSQFNKTAVPVRYPPKDPRSNPRLNGGVWGPWYKEETKKKKPNKNRAEKKQKKSKIKKKKQQKTVSGSTCHSGVTCG